A genome region from Salvia splendens isolate huo1 chromosome 19, SspV2, whole genome shotgun sequence includes the following:
- the LOC121780026 gene encoding acyl-CoA-binding domain-containing protein 1-like: protein MAESHELLQSVLLGLIFSYLLAKLFSVIFAFRDENLRITRADSPEPEAEDVAADSSARNSDENEPLIRGGGVSGNESVVTSDHSDSDDDWEGVESTELDEIFSAATAFVAATAADRAAMKVSNDVQLQLYSLYKIATEGPCSAPQPSALKMTARAKWQAWQKLGAMPPEEAMEKYIDIVSELYPTWASGLASQHQKKKDESTNDASMGGAGGPMGPVFSTFVYEEESGTDLKLDAIHAFAREGDEGNLLKCIENDVPLNVKDSEGRTPLHWAVDRGHLSTTELLLNKNADVNAKDGEGQTPLHYAAVCERTAIAELLVKHGADIEVKDDEGNAPRDLCESRWSGLDLVTKGAN from the exons ATGGCGGAGTCGCACGAATTACTTCAATCGGTGTTGTTAGGGCTCATCTTCTCCTACCTGCTCGCGAAGCTATTCTCAGTGATATTCGCCTTCCGCGACGAGAATCTGAGGATCACGCGCGCTGATTCACCCGAGCCTGAAGCTGAAGATGTAGCCGCAGATTCCTCGGCTCGGAATTCGGATGAGAACGAGCCGTTGATCCGCGGCGGAGGCGTGTCGGGGAATGAAAGCGTGGTGACGAGTGATCACAGTGATAGTGACGACGATTGGGAGGGCGTCGAGAGCACCGAATTGGATGAGATCTTCAGCGCCGCCACTGCGTTTGTTGCGGCCACGGCTGCCGATAGGGCGGCGATGAAGGTGTCGAATGATGTCCAGCTCCAGCTTTATAGCTTGTATAAGATTGCGACTGAGGGGCCGTGTTCGGCTCCCCAGCCTTCTGCCTTGAAAATGACTGCTCGTGCGAAATG GCAAGCGTGGCAGAAATTGGGTGCTATGCCTCCTGAAGAAGCAATGGAGAAGTACATTGACATTGTTTCTGAGTTATATCCCACTTGGGCTTCTGGCCTTGCCAGT CAACATcagaagaagaaagatgaaAGTACCAATGATGCATCCATGGGAGGTGCTGGAGGACCTATGGGACCTGTTTTTAGTACATTTGTGTATGAAGAGGAATCGGGAACTGACTT GAAATTGGATGCTATTCATGCCTTTGCACGTGAAGGAGATGAAGGAAATCTGCTCAAGTGCATTGAGAATGATGTCCCCCTAAATGTGAAAG ACAGTGAGGGCCGTACTCCTTTACACTGGGCTGTAGATCGAGGCCATTTGAGCACTACTGAATTGCTTCTGAACAAGAACGCTGATGTCAATGCTAAG GATGGTGAAGGCCAAACCCCTTTGCATTACGCTGCTGTGTGTGAGAGAACTGCCATTGCGGAGTTACTTGTGAAACATGGTGCGGACATAGAAGTGAAAGACGACGAAGGGAATGCTCCGAGGGATCTCTGTGAGTCGAGGTGGTCAGGGTTGGATCTCGTAACTAAAGGGGCCAATTAA